The nucleotide sequence AAAATGTGGATAAGATGCACGCAAATTATACACATGTGCACGAAATTTGTTGACAAGAAAGGACAGATCCATGGAACAATCCGAACTGCAGGCAATTTGGGAGCAAATCCTGCAGAAAGTTCTCGAACAGCGCTCATTGACGGAACTTGCTCTCAACGACTGGCTGCGCCCCGTAAAGCCGCTTTCTCTTTCCGACACCACCCTCGTGCTCGGCGCACCGACATCGCTCGCCAGGGAATGGATTGTAAAACGTTACATCCCTTTTCTGGAAGACGCCGTGCTCGATATTGCAAAGAAAAAACTCAAGATCGAAATCAAAAACCTCAACATCGAACCTGCGCCCACTTCTCCGCCTGTTCAGGAAACGCTTCTGACGGAAACGGGCACAAATCCTTCCGTACAGGAAGTCAAGGATGCGAAAAAAATTCCCGTTCCGTCACAAAATGCAGCACCAAAAAAAGAAGACGGCAGCCGCTCCTATGAACCGCCGGGCATGATTGCTCCCGGAGACGCCTCGTCCCTGAACTCTCACTACACCTTCGACACCTTCGTCACGGGCAATTCCAACCGCTTCGCCCATGCGGCGGCGCTCGCCGTCGCCGAATCGCCGGGCAGGGTATACAACCCCTTCTTCATGTACGGCGGCGTAGGACTCGGCAAGACGCATCTCATGCACGCCATCGGACACAAGATCCTCGAAAAATTTCCCCAGATGCGCGTCCTCTACATTTCGAGCGAAAAATTCACGAATGAACTCATCAACTCCATCCGAGACGGCAATCCCGAATCCTTCCGCCAGAAATACCGCAACATCGACGTCCTGCTCGTCGACGACATCCAATTCCTCTCGAAGAAAGAGCACACGCAGGAAGAATTCTTCCATACGTTCAACACGCTGCACGACGCCAACAAGCATATCATCCTGTCGAGCGACCGCCATCCGCGCGAGATTCAGACGCTTGAAGATCGTCTGCGCTCACGCTTTGAATGGGGTCTCATCACGGACATCCAGGCGCCCGATCTCGAAACGCGCATAGCGATTCTCCGAAAGAAAGCCGCGCTTGAGCACCTCGACGTGCCGAACGATGTGATGTTCTCCATCGCCAACCGCATCGACAACAACATCCGCGAGCTAGAAGGCGCATTGACGAGGGTCGTCGCCTACGCCTCGCTGACAAAGCAGCCCGTCACGACGTCCCTTGTCAACGAGGCTCTCGCCAATATCTTCCCGGAGGAAAAGACGCGCGAAGTGACCATGGAGCTCATCCAAGAAGTCGTCGCTTCCTACTTCAAGCTGCGCCTCGATGATCTGCACGGCAAGAAGCGAACGAGAAACCTCGCCATGCCGCGCCAGATCGCCATGTACCTGTGCCGCGAGCTGACGGGCAACTCCCTGCCGCAAATCGGCAATTCCTTCGGCGGACGCGACCACACGACGGTCATCCATGCCTGCGACAAGATCGGCAAAGAACGAAAAGAAGACAGCAAACTCGACCGCACGATCGAGCAGCTAATGCAGCGCATCGAAAGCCTCTGAACCACTCCCTGCCCCGTCCGTGCATAACCCTGTGGAAAAGCACCATGAAATCCTGTGTCCAATATGTGCACAATTTTTATTTTCGCTTTCCCCTGTGGAAATGTGGATATTCCAGTACGTCTTGTCAACATCTTTCCCACAAGGCTCCTTCATTGGTATCAAAAGCCCCAAAAGCCTTTTCCACATTTCCACAGCCCCTACTACTATTACGGCTATGCTTTTCTATATTCTTGTACTATAAGTCAATAAGGCACATCACGCGAAACGAATCATCAAAAAGGAGAATCCCATGAAATTCACCTGCCATAAGAATGAACTTGCCCAAGCGATTCAGCTCGTTTCCAAGGCCATTGCCAACAAGCCTCAGACACCGATCCTCTCAGGCATATACATGGAGGCTACAAACAACCAAGTAGAACTTCATGCCACAGACAATGAAATGGGCATCATCAGCATCATCCCTTCCGAAGTGGAACAGGAGGGAAAACTTGTCCTATCGGGACGCTACATGCAGGAGGTCATTCGCCGCCTTCCCGGAGAAACCGTCACGATCTCCCAAGAAATCGACGAAAACATCAGCAAGATCCAATCGGCCGCTTCCAACTTCACGCTTCTTTCCATGCCGGCCAATGACTTTCCAACGGTAAAGCGTCTGGAAGACGGCATTCGTTTCAAAATTCAGGACAACGTGCTTCGAGACATCATCAAAAAGACGGTATTCGCCTGCTCGACAGATGAAGCGCGTCCCGTCTTTACCGGCTGCCAGATGGAAATCAACGGAGAAACTCTGAAGATGGCGGCGACGAACACGCATCGTCTCTCCGTAAAAAAAGAAGTGATTGCAAACCTTTCGGGCGATCTTCATATCATCATTCCCGCAAAAATACTCAATGAGCTTTTGCGCGCCTTGAATTCCGACATGCCCGTCGAGGTTGACGTCTGCTGCTCGTCGAACCAAGCGAGCTTCCAGTTCGAGAACGTCGTATTGATGTCCCGTCTGATCGAAGGGCAATTCCCCAATTATGACAGCGTCATACCGAAAAACTTCGCTACGACGGTAACGCTCGACACGGAAGACTTTCTTGCCGCTGTCGACCGCGTATCCTTAATCTCGCGCTCCGCCGACTACAATATCATTCGCCTGGAATTTGGCGGCAATCAGGTTCATATCTCGTCGAACAGCCCCGATATAGGAAAGGCAGACGAAATCGTCGCCGCTTCCATCGATGGCCCTGCCGTCAACATCGCCTTCAATGCGAAATATGTCACTGACGTTTTGAAGAACATCGACAGCAAAAACTTTCGTTTTCTCTTGAATCAAAGCCTGCAGGCGGCAGCTGTGCGCGAGGAGGACAATCCCACTTTCGTCTACATCGTCACGCCTGTGCGCACGCAGAATTGATGTGCGATGAAAGCAAAGAGCCTCCGTCTGAAATGTTTTCGCAACTATGAAGAGCTTGACCTCAGTCTGTCTCCCAATATCAACGTCTTTCTCGGCGAAAACGCGCAGGGAAAGACGAATATTGCGGAGGCTCTTTACTATGCGGCGATCGGTCGTTCGCATCGAACGAATGCGGATGCCGACCTCATCGCTTGGGATGCTCCTGCAGCGAAAATTGGGCTTCTTTTTGAGCGTCTTGACGTGGAAAATACGCTGGAATTTCAATTTCAACGCGGCAGACGCCGTTCCATCCGCAAGAATGGCGAGCCGATTAAAACAAAGGAGCTTTTCGGCGTATTCAATGCCGTCCTCTTCTCCCCCGAGGATCTCTTCCTCATCAAGGGGGCGCCCGCTGAGAGAAGACGCTTCCTCGACGGGGAAATCTCACAGGCAAGTCCCTCCTACGGCCATGAACTGATGCAGTATACGCGGATTCTCACGCAAAGGAACAGCCTGTTGAAGAAGATTCGGGAGCGCCGTGCGGGAAAGGAAATGCTTTCCCTCTGGGATGAGCAGCTTGCCAAAAGCGCCGCGCACATCGTCGAGAAGCGTTTTCTCGCCGTCAAAAAGCTCAACATGCTGGCGAACCTCATGCAAAGGCGGATTTCTGCAGGGAAAGAAAATCTTTCCCTTTCGTATGAGCTTTGCGGTGCAGAGGAAGAGCCGCCTTGCGTGACAGAGGAGCTTGTTCCATGGTATAATAAGAAGTTGGAGGAGTCCTTGGATCTTGACGTCCTGCGCGGCTCGACGAGCGTCGGCCCGCAGAGGGATGACATCCGTCTTGAAGTGAACGGCGTCAACCTTCGCTCCTTCGGTTCGCAGGGGCAGCAGCGCACGGGCGTTCTCGCCCTGAAGCTTTCCGAATTGGAGTTTCTTCGCTCGGAGACGGGAGAATATCCGGTACTTCTGCTCGATGACGTCATGAGCGAGCTGGACGGCACGCGCAGGGAGAAACTCCTGGACTTCATCGGCAGAGAGCATATACAGACCTTGCTCACGGCGACGGATGCCGCATATCTGCCGGAAAAATTTATGGGGAATATCTTCCATGTGCGAGCAGGGAAAATATTTACTTGATACTATATGGAAGTTTTTCCATATAGTATCAGAAAGAATCCTTACTTTGGGGAAGGGCAGACCATGAAACGCTCCTATCGCCGCAATCCCGGCATGGAAAAAATCAATCAGGTGATACCAAAAAGCATCCATGCTCTGGGCAAGAAGATCGAGCGCACCTATCAGGAACGCTTCGTCCTCGCGCGTTGGCCGGAAATCGTCGGCGAAGGCATCGCCTCGCACGTCCAGCCGATTGGCATCGAAGGCGAAAAGCTCCTGCTCCATGCCTCTGTGCCCGCCTGGCGAAACGAGATCACGCTCATGCAGATGACGATACTCGCGCGCTTCAACACCTTTGCAGGTTTCGAGATGGTGAAGGAACTCGCCTTTTCTTGGAAAAAAGGCGACATCGTTCTCTTTCAGGCTTCGGGGCGTGTGCAGGAAGAAGCTGACGAGCAGGAAGCATACCGAAAGGCTCTGCGGGAGATGACATTGACCGAGGAGGAGCAGGAGGCATGCGAAAGAAGCGTTTCTCTCGTCAGCGAGGAACGTCTGCGGAAGAAACTTCGGCATATATCTCAGCGGCGAAAGAAGCGTGAGAAAGCGCTTCTTTCGCTCGGTGAGAAGCCTTGCCCGCAATGCGGCAAGCTGTTTTCCGGCGAAGGCGTGTGCCCTTCCTGCACCTGCAGGGAGCGGCGCGAAAGACGCCGCTCGGTTCGCCGCCATTTGCTCGATCTTCCGTGGGCGCGCTATGCGGACATCAAAGATCATCTTCGTTGCACGCCCGCCATGGTCGCTTCCGAGCGCACGCGTCTTGTGCAGGAGCTTGCCCGCCGCATCGAATTCGGCGATTGGGAGAGTCTGGAGGCGAAGACGCTCGTCATGCTCTACCGCTCGCTGCGGCCGGAGCAGCTCACGGAGGACGTCGTGCGCCGCACGCTTTACGATCTTCGCCGCGAGATGGCGGAAGGAACGGTGTTCCGTCCCTTCCCCAAGCGCTCGGAGGTCATGAAAAAGACGGCAAAACGGGGCGCGAAGAGCGGGGAGGGATTTCATGTATCTGCACCTAGGCGATGACAGCTTGGTTGCCGTTTCCAGCATATTGGCGATTCTTGACATCGAGATATATCGAGAGAAGTTCGGAAATGCCCTTGGGAAGAAGGATATTGCAAAGAGTGCAGCGTTGAGAAAAGAGCCGCGTTCCGTCATCGTTACGGATGAAGGGCTTTATTTCTCGGTGATTTCCGCGCAGTCTTTGAAAAGGCGCATACAATCGCCCGCTTATGGAATGAACTTGCATGATTTTGCAGTGCAGTCATAGATGTTTTGAGGAACGATGGAGGGACAATATAGAGATGGAAAAAAAGAAGGATGCGCTCCAAAAAGCGCTCGACCGCGCCGAGCAGGATGCGGCCGAGGAGAAGCTGCGCGAAGAGGAAGCGGCGAAGTTTGCGGAGGAAGTGCGCGACGATGACCTTGATTTGGAAAACGTCGAGATTCACAAGGATATGGACAGCGCCGACGTCACGGCGGTTGACGGCGACTACGGCGCCAATCAGATTCAGATTCTGGAAGGCTTGGAAGCTGTAAGAAAGCGCCCGGGCATGTATATTGGCAGCACGTCGGAGCGCGGCCTGCACCATCTCGTCTACGAGGTGGTCGACAACTCGATCGATGAGGCTCTGGCCGGCTATTGCGACCATATTGACGTGACGATCGAAAAGGACAACAGCATCACCGTCGTCGACAATGGGCGAGGCATCCCCGTCGACATGCACGAGAGCGGCAAGCCTGCGGTCGAGGTCGTCCTGACCGTCCTGCACGCGGGCGGGAAGTTCGGCGGCGAAGGCTACAAGGTGTCGGGCGGCCTGCACGGCGTCGGCGTCTCCGTCGTCAATGCGCTCTCCACGTCGATGGACGTCGAAGTCAAGCGCGACGGCAAGATCCACAGCATACGCTTCGAGCAGGGCGTTACAGCCGCTCCTTTGACGGTCATCGGCGAGACGGAAAAGACGGGAACGAAGGTTCACTTCGTCCCCGACCCTGAGATCTTCACGGTGACACAGTACAGCTTCGACACCTTGAAACATCGTCTGCGCGAGCTGGCCTTTCTGAATCAGGGCATCACGATTCGCCTCGTGGACAAGCGCGGCGAGGGGCGCGAGGAGTCGTACTTCTATGAGGGCGGCATCCGTTCCTTCGTCGAGCATCTGAACCGCAAGAAGGAAGTCATTCATCCGACGCCGATCTACTTCAATGGTATCAAGGATGATACCGTTGTGGAAATCGCCATGCAGTATAACGACAGCTACATGGAGAATATCTACAGCTTTGTCAACAATATCAACACCGAGGAGGGCGGCACGCATCTCGCGGGCTTCAAGATCGCCTTGACGCGGGCGGCGAACGACTTCGCGCGAAAGCAGGGCATATTGAAGGACAAGGACGGCAATCTCTCGGGCGAGGATGTCAGAGAGGGCTTGACCTGCGTCATCAGTCTCAAGATTCATGAGCCGCAGTTCGAGGGTCAGACGAAGACGAAGCTCGGAAATTCCGAGGTGCGCGGCATTGTCGATTCCATAGTGACCGAGGGACTGACCGAGTATTTCGAGGAAAATCCCGCCATCACGAAGAAGGTCATCGAGAAGGCGATCATGGCATCTCGTGCGAGGGAAGCGGCGCGAAAGGCGCGTGAGCTGACAAGGCGCAAGAATGCGCTCGAAGTGTCGAGCTTGCCCGGAAAGCTCGCGGACTGCTCGATCAAAGATCCCGAGCAGGCGGAAATCTACCTCGTCGAGGGCGACAGCGCCGGCGGCTCGGCGAAGCAGGGACGCGACCGCCGTTTCCAGGCAATCCTGCCCCTGCGCGGCAAGATCCTGAACGTCGAGAAAGCGCGTCTTGACAAGATCTTCGCCAATGCCGAGATCCGCACGATGATCACGGCGTTCGGCACGGGCATCAGCGACGACTTTGACATCGCGAAGCGTCGCTACGGCAAGATCATCATCATGACCGATGCCGACGTCGACGGATCGCATATCCGCACGCTCCTCCTGACCTTCTTCTACCGCTACATGAAGCCGCTCATTGAGCGCGGCCACGTCTACATCGCGCAGCCGCCGCTCTACCAGATTCGCAAGGGCAAGAAGCACTGGTACACCTACAGCGACGACGAGCTGGCGCAGAAACTCAACGAAGTCGGCAGGGACAACGCGACCGTGCAGCGCTACAAGGGCCTCGGCGAGATGAATCCCGAGCAGCTTTGGGAAACGACGATGGATCCCGAAGGCAGGACGATGCTCCAAGTGCGCATGGAGGACGCTGAAGAAGCTGACGAGCTTTTCACGATCCTCATGGGCGACAAGGTGGAGCCGCGCCGCCAGTTCATCGAAGAGCACGCCAAGCACGTGAGAAATCTCGATATTTAAGAACATATAGAAAAAAACGGAATCC is from Selenomonas sputigena ATCC 35185 and encodes:
- the remB gene encoding extracellular matrix regulator RemB, whose translation is MYLHLGDDSLVAVSSILAILDIEIYREKFGNALGKKDIAKSAALRKEPRSVIVTDEGLYFSVISAQSLKRRIQSPAYGMNLHDFAVQS
- the recF gene encoding DNA replication/repair protein RecF (All proteins in this family for which functions are known are DNA-binding proteins that assist the filamentation of RecA onto DNA for the initiation of recombination or recombinational repair.); its protein translation is MKAKSLRLKCFRNYEELDLSLSPNINVFLGENAQGKTNIAEALYYAAIGRSHRTNADADLIAWDAPAAKIGLLFERLDVENTLEFQFQRGRRRSIRKNGEPIKTKELFGVFNAVLFSPEDLFLIKGAPAERRRFLDGEISQASPSYGHELMQYTRILTQRNSLLKKIRERRAGKEMLSLWDEQLAKSAAHIVEKRFLAVKKLNMLANLMQRRISAGKENLSLSYELCGAEEEPPCVTEELVPWYNKKLEESLDLDVLRGSTSVGPQRDDIRLEVNGVNLRSFGSQGQQRTGVLALKLSELEFLRSETGEYPVLLLDDVMSELDGTRREKLLDFIGREHIQTLLTATDAAYLPEKFMGNIFHVRAGKIFT
- the dnaA gene encoding chromosomal replication initiator protein DnaA, which codes for MEQSELQAIWEQILQKVLEQRSLTELALNDWLRPVKPLSLSDTTLVLGAPTSLAREWIVKRYIPFLEDAVLDIAKKKLKIEIKNLNIEPAPTSPPVQETLLTETGTNPSVQEVKDAKKIPVPSQNAAPKKEDGSRSYEPPGMIAPGDASSLNSHYTFDTFVTGNSNRFAHAAALAVAESPGRVYNPFFMYGGVGLGKTHLMHAIGHKILEKFPQMRVLYISSEKFTNELINSIRDGNPESFRQKYRNIDVLLVDDIQFLSKKEHTQEEFFHTFNTLHDANKHIILSSDRHPREIQTLEDRLRSRFEWGLITDIQAPDLETRIAILRKKAALEHLDVPNDVMFSIANRIDNNIRELEGALTRVVAYASLTKQPVTTSLVNEALANIFPEEKTREVTMELIQEVVASYFKLRLDDLHGKKRTRNLAMPRQIAMYLCRELTGNSLPQIGNSFGGRDHTTVIHACDKIGKERKEDSKLDRTIEQLMQRIESL
- the gyrB gene encoding DNA topoisomerase (ATP-hydrolyzing) subunit B, translated to MDSADVTAVDGDYGANQIQILEGLEAVRKRPGMYIGSTSERGLHHLVYEVVDNSIDEALAGYCDHIDVTIEKDNSITVVDNGRGIPVDMHESGKPAVEVVLTVLHAGGKFGGEGYKVSGGLHGVGVSVVNALSTSMDVEVKRDGKIHSIRFEQGVTAAPLTVIGETEKTGTKVHFVPDPEIFTVTQYSFDTLKHRLRELAFLNQGITIRLVDKRGEGREESYFYEGGIRSFVEHLNRKKEVIHPTPIYFNGIKDDTVVEIAMQYNDSYMENIYSFVNNINTEEGGTHLAGFKIALTRAANDFARKQGILKDKDGNLSGEDVREGLTCVISLKIHEPQFEGQTKTKLGNSEVRGIVDSIVTEGLTEYFEENPAITKKVIEKAIMASRAREAARKARELTRRKNALEVSSLPGKLADCSIKDPEQAEIYLVEGDSAGGSAKQGRDRRFQAILPLRGKILNVEKARLDKIFANAEIRTMITAFGTGISDDFDIAKRRYGKIIIMTDADVDGSHIRTLLLTFFYRYMKPLIERGHVYIAQPPLYQIRKGKKHWYTYSDDELAQKLNEVGRDNATVQRYKGLGEMNPEQLWETTMDPEGRTMLQVRMEDAEEADELFTILMGDKVEPRRQFIEEHAKHVRNLDI
- a CDS encoding DUF721 domain-containing protein yields the protein MKRSYRRNPGMEKINQVIPKSIHALGKKIERTYQERFVLARWPEIVGEGIASHVQPIGIEGEKLLLHASVPAWRNEITLMQMTILARFNTFAGFEMVKELAFSWKKGDIVLFQASGRVQEEADEQEAYRKALREMTLTEEEQEACERSVSLVSEERLRKKLRHISQRRKKREKALLSLGEKPCPQCGKLFSGEGVCPSCTCRERRERRRSVRRHLLDLPWARYADIKDHLRCTPAMVASERTRLVQELARRIEFGDWESLEAKTLVMLYRSLRPEQLTEDVVRRTLYDLRREMAEGTVFRPFPKRSEVMKKTAKRGAKSGEGFHVSAPRR
- the dnaN gene encoding DNA polymerase III subunit beta, giving the protein MKFTCHKNELAQAIQLVSKAIANKPQTPILSGIYMEATNNQVELHATDNEMGIISIIPSEVEQEGKLVLSGRYMQEVIRRLPGETVTISQEIDENISKIQSAASNFTLLSMPANDFPTVKRLEDGIRFKIQDNVLRDIIKKTVFACSTDEARPVFTGCQMEINGETLKMAATNTHRLSVKKEVIANLSGDLHIIIPAKILNELLRALNSDMPVEVDVCCSSNQASFQFENVVLMSRLIEGQFPNYDSVIPKNFATTVTLDTEDFLAAVDRVSLISRSADYNIIRLEFGGNQVHISSNSPDIGKADEIVAASIDGPAVNIAFNAKYVTDVLKNIDSKNFRFLLNQSLQAAAVREEDNPTFVYIVTPVRTQN